The Arachis hypogaea cultivar Tifrunner chromosome 14, arahy.Tifrunner.gnm2.J5K5, whole genome shotgun sequence DNA window GAAAATTATTTGTTTATGCCATAAAAGAGGGTAGTGTATGTATGTTGTATCAATggcattataattatatatataataaggttATTATGTGAAATTGGAAGAGAGGTCTACTACTAGAGACATAACAATAATGGAAGAGAAGAGAGTAAGTTCCATTAGTTTTGAAGATTCTGTTACAAAGGTATGTTGATTCCAACACTAGCTTCTTTCAAATAATTTGTATTTATGATCAAGATTCATTAAATTGAGTGCAAGAGATTATATTGAATCATCTTAGCTTTAAATGAAATATTAGCAAGAACAAACTTTCCTTAAATTTTGTGCTAATTAAACTACTATATATACCTTGAGAAAAATGGCTTTTCAACTTAATTGACAATGAAAATTAGAAATTGAGTTTCTTTGTATATTGAattcattttttaagaaaaattatatgATCTTATGAAATCTAGGGTGAGGTGAAAGAAGAAAATGGTAGGTTGAAGATGATCAcagaaagagtagaagagaattatCACTCTCTTCAACTCCAATTCTTTGATATCCTTACAAAAAAAGCATTCAAAGAAGTTGTGAGTGATTCAGCTACTAACACAATTGGTGATGAAACTGAAGAGGAGCATGAACTTGTTTCACTTTGCCTTGGAAGGAATCCAAGTAAGCATAACAAAGATGTTGCAAGAATTGGAAACAACTCCAAAAACAAGGTTaataaagaaaatgaagagtttGAAAAACCATGTTTAACTCTTGGATTAGACTCTAAATGTGTGCTGCCAAAGGAATCGGCAGAGGAAACTTTGTCATCAATAACACAGAAACATCAAGTGAAAGTGAAAAATAGTTCAAATGATGGAAGTTCAGATCAAATGCCTGCTAAGAGAGCCAGAGTTTCTGTTAGAGCTAGATGTGATTCTCCTACGGTTAGTATCAAttgatatatattctttttccattcttttttcTTGTTCTAATTTAGAAAGTGGTATGCTTTTCAAGCAGATGAATGATGGATGCCAATGGAGAAAATATGGACAGAAAATAGCAAAAGGAAATCCATGTCCACGAGCATACTATCGTTGCACGGTCGCACCGGCATGTCCGGTTAGGAAACAGGTACGTCCGCCGCAAAAACTAATTTTGATATCGAAATAATTTTACCTTGTTGATATATACTTTATCACTCCAAGGATGCGTTTAGTTATGCGTTTTCATTTTCAGTATTTtctgtttttagaattttatgaaaaaaaaaaaaaaactgaagaagaaaacagaaaacaagattttattatttttactgttttttttctttcataaaatcCTAAAATCAGAAAACACCAGAAATAAAATTTctgaaaatgaaaatgcaaactaGGCGCACCCTTGGATTTTGGTGTCGCTTCTACTTTAGTATTCAAACTCTTGAATTTCACCATTGAATTTGTGTCCAATTGAAGTTGTTCTGGAGGCACATATATGGACTAGGATTAACCAAATTTCATGGAAATGATTTTTTCAGGTGCAAAGATGTGCTGAAGACTTGTCCATCTTGATCACAACATACGAAGGAACACATAACCATCCACTTCCATTTTCAGCATCAGCCATAGCTTCCACAACTTCTGCTGCAGCTTCCATGCTTATTTCAGGTTCTTCAGAGAGTCACAAttcttcattttttaaaaatgtgtCAACACTACACACTGGTGTATGTCTCGGTCAGCAGTTTGATCAATCAAGAGCAACAAAAAATGTCTTCCTACCAAACAATAATGTAACTTTAGACCTCACTTCTTCTGCTTCAAACACTTTATTACCTTCAAACACTTCTTCTGCTAACCTTTTCACAATGCCTATTCCTTTTGTGGAGAAAACACACATAATAAGGCCAGTTATGTTGAGAAACTCTTCAAGTTGGGGTAAGCATTTTTATGAAGAGTGCATGAGGAACCGAACTCTTCATCCTCCAAAGGATGCTTTTTTAGCAGAAACAATAACAAAAGCAATGAAAACAGATCCAAGTCTTCATTCTGTGATAGCTGCTGCAGTTTCATCTATTGTGGGGCAACAAGGATATTCAGCAAGTTGCAACAATCAAGAAGGGTCAGAGATTCTTATACCTTCAACTCAATTGGGATCTTCCATTCCCTTCAATCAAAGTAACAAAGGATACATAGAAATAGAAGGGTACTTCAAAAGATTGTTGTCCTCAAGTTCTGGTGCTGGAGACATGCTTCCATAGTTGATCACATCAACAATTAAGTCCAACACAAATCATTAACTCTCTTGTCCTCTTAACCATGGTCTGACGACTAGACAAGGTTCAATATGACTAGAGTCGCGAACAATATAACTAAACTCCTAATAGTTAAAGTCGCAAACAATATGACTCACAAGAGTAGACTTAGAACAAAAAGAAGGAACCAAATATAATGTTGTAACCATCATGCACATGGTTATTCCATGCCCTTTTTGTAACTACTTTTACTTTATCACTGTATTCGCAGTAAACTGTAACTGTAAAGGTATAAGTCTTCCATATATGTTAAGTTACGAATATTCCTATTTTAACATGCATTATTGTAGTAATTAAGAATTAAGAGTTTAGGATTTAAGATTACAATGAAAAAATCAATGATAAGATTATCATTAAAATATACACGAAACTCATTATTTATTGTTAACTTGTAAATTTCTATCCTTTTATCCTTGGACTTGAGTAATGGACAATGTTAACAAGAAATTGATGCTTGTTGAGCACGTAACATGTATATCAACAACAAAATAATAGCTAAAAAGTGTTACAAAACCTTGAAGAAACCTCCAATTAGAAAAGCTAGAAGCTACAAAGGAGCCATTCCACGTAAATTGCCTTTATCATCTCTGTCCCTAGCACTATCCTTAGCATCGAATTTGTGAAGCCACCATGTTATAAATCCTACCTAACAAAAATTCGGTTAGTAAGATTACTATGGGAATGACCATCATGAAACTTAAATTAACTTCATCCATAATTAAGGTGTTTAATAAccaattttcttattttgttgacACAATGGTTATGATGTAGCCTCACGTTGCAAGGTTCATCCagtcttgaaaagaaaaataatcatAGAAAACATAGGTAAAGAAGAGGTCATTACCACTATTGAATAAGCAACCATCTTCCAACATGTCTACTATGAAACCTTCAATAGTTCATGGAACGCTTCCTGCGGTATATCAACGGAGCCAATGCGTTTCATTCGCTTCTTTCCTTCCTTTTGCTTTTCCAACAGCTTTCGCTTTCGAGTAACATCGCCACCGTAACACTTTGCAAGAACATTCTTCCTCATCGCAGAAATCCTACAACAAAGGTATAGTATTTTAGCAACACAGAACAAATGACTTGAGCCATCAACATAAATGCTATAGGAAATAAAATGGCGAAGATAATTAAATTAAGACTTTGATCAAGATTAACAATTTCATATCAAAAGCTACATGGTTTATGGCAATCCAAAAGTACACATTATCATAATAATACTTCAAACAGAATCTTACGTTTCTCTTGCTACAATCTTTGAACCAATGGCAGCTTGTATCGTTATCTCAAACATTTGCCTGCTCAAAATTTAGAGAAATTTGTGATTAAGTTGAACTAACAAAGTGTGATACAAATaaacttatttttatattaaaagaccTGTCTATGACTTTCTTCAATTTCTCTACTAGTTCACGCCCAACGCGATATGCTTTCATGTTATGAACAATAGTTGACATCGCATCTACAGGTTGTCCATTTAAGAGGATATCGAGTTTCACCAGATCAGATTGCTGATAACTGTAATTGTGCAAGTTAAACGTATTATAAAATATGCACTTGAAATATACAAATTTATTTTCTTATACAATTTGACCCGTGTACAGGGATGCCTTAATGTCTCAAGCAAGTAGGAGTAGGCATATCACATCGATCATGAACACGGTTATAGGGAACGAATAGGGTTAAGGGTACTTACTCTGCATCCTCATAATCGAATGATGCATAGCCTGATGTTATGCTCTTCAATTCATTATAGAAGTCAACAACAATTTCTCTCAAAGGCATGCGATACTTCATGAATGCCCGTTGACTGTGGAAGTGAAACTCAAGCGATCATTATCAATTATAAGTTCATAACTCATAAGTGTGTTTCATTGAAAGAAATACACACCAAAACGTTGAAATTAGTACGGGACTAGGAGTGTCCAACGGTTTGGGCTAATTTACAAACCCATGGGGTTTTGGCTCAATAATCCAACCAGCAAATCATGGGTTGGTTTGGGTTCGTAAAATAATGTTGATTGGTTGGTGGGTTTAACATTTTTATGAAATTATGAAAGgtttttgtgtgtatatatatattaaagataTCAAAGCCATAGATTCCACCCAAATCAACTCCCTAATAAAGGGGTTCGGTTGGTTaggatgaaagaaaagaaattgcAACACCCATCACAACCTACTAACTAAATAAACTTAGAAAAATCTTCTTTAACCCACCCCAACCCAGCTCTCGGACACCCCCTAGAAACTAGTACCAACTTTTGTCGCAGGAAAAGCTTGTGACTTGAGCTAATATCCTTGGCAAATCACTTCACATTATGTATTCATGGATTGATATAACAATGAAACGCAACCATGGCAAAAAACTGTACCTGTCAATG harbors:
- the LOC112744468 gene encoding WRKY transcription factor 72A, which gives rise to MEEKRVSSISFEDSVTKGEVKEENGRLKMITERVEENYHSLQLQFFDILTKKAFKEVVSDSATNTIGDETEEEHELVSLCLGRNPSKHNKDVARIGNNSKNKVNKENEEFEKPCLTLGLDSKCVLPKESAEETLSSITQKHQVKVKNSSNDGSSDQMPAKRARVSVRARCDSPTMNDGCQWRKYGQKIAKGNPCPRAYYRCTVAPACPVRKQVQRCAEDLSILITTYEGTHNHPLPFSASAIASTTSAAASMLISGSSESHNSSFFKNVSTLHTGVCLGQQFDQSRATKNVFLPNNNVTLDLTSSASNTLLPSNTSSANLFTMPIPFVEKTHIIRPVMLRNSSSWGKHFYEECMRNRTLHPPKDAFLAETITKAMKTDPSLHSVIAAAVSSIVGQQGYSASCNNQEGSEILIPSTQLGSSIPFNQSNKGYIEIEGYFKRLLSSSSGAGDMLP